The following is a genomic window from Caldanaerobius fijiensis DSM 17918.
TTAGCTATTAAAAAAGATTATGAGCCAATGCTACTCTTGCCTATAGGATTTGGAATCATTTTGGCGAATATACCTTTTTCATCGGCTATTGGGAAAGATGGGTTTTTAACGATTCTTTACAATGCGGGAATCAAAACGGAATTATTTCCTATTCTCATATTCATAGCGGTGGGTGCCATGGTGGATTTTACTCCACTGCTTCAGCAGCCTTTTATGATATTTTTTGGTGCAGCAGCTCAATTTGGCATATTTTTTACTATGTTTCTAGCGGCATTGCTGGGATTTGACTTAAAGCAGGCAGCTTCTATAGGTATAATAGGAGCAGCCGATGGTCCTACATCTATATACGTAGCAAACCTGTTTGCGCCGAATTTATTGGGCCCTATTTCAGTGGCGGCTTACTCCTATATGGCATTAGTTCCGATTATTCAGCCCCCAGTCATAAAGGCATTGACAACATCTGCTGAAAGAAGGATAAAGATGGATTTACACCTCGTAGAGGTTCCAAATAAAGTAAAGATACTTTTCCCCATTGTGGTAACTTTTGTGGCTGGTATATTAGCACCTATGAGTGTTTCACTGGTAGGTTCCCTGATGTTCGGCAATCTTATAAGGGTAAGTGGTGTTTTAGATAGGCTTTCAAAGACAGCCCAAAACGAGCTGGCCAACCTTGTTACACTGCTGTTAGGTATCACTATAGGTTCTACGATGACTGCTGATAAATTTTTGACGCCTACCACTTTATTGATATTTGCTATGGGCCTCGTTGCATTTATTTTTGACACGGCGGGCGGGGTGCTTTTTGCTAAAATATTGAATCTTTTCCTGAAAAAAAAGGTTAATCCTATGGTAGGGGCAGCAGGGATTTCGGCTTTTCCTATGTCGGCCAGAATAATACAGAAAATGGCGCAAAAAGAAGATCCTACTAATTTCGTGCTTATGCAGGCGGTTGGTGCCAATGTGGCGGGCCAGATTGGGTCCATAATAGCAGGTGGCATTGTGCTTTCGATGGTAAGTTCTATGATGTAAAGGAGTGTTAAAATGGTATTATTACAGACTCTTGAGGTCATGTTCGGCGGAATGGCGATGACATTTTCTGTATTGATATTGTTTTATTTGTTGATGAAGGTGCTTATGCGGGCTTTTCACCAATAATGCTTCTAAAGTATAAATTTGATATATTTGCAAAAAATAAAAAGGCGTGTCCCCATTTGACATGAGAGAACGAAAGGAGTATAATATACCTATACTGGGTAGGAGGTATAGCAAATGAAAAAGGTATTTAATGTTCCCGACATAAGCTGTCAGCATTGTGTAATGGCGATCACCAATTCATTAAAGCAACTTAAAGGAGTTAATGACGTTACAGTAGATCTGGATAAGAAAACCGTAGATGTAGATTACGATGAAAATTCTGTGACAGAAACCGCCATGATAAATGCTATAGAAGAAGCTGGCTATGAGGTAAAGTAAGATTAATAGTAATTATATGGGCAAAAGCGGTATGAATTATTCATACCGCTTTTTGCGCTTTTCTGGCGGTTTCTATGGCATCTTTACTTGCTACAGCATAATCTCATCGACAATATTGAGGTCCAATACCATATTTGATATACTACTGTAGATGAAACAATGGCAAATATTTGGAGGAGATAAAAAATGAAGATATATGCGCATGGTGCTGATATACATCAGTATAACAGGGAGTTAATAGATTTTAGTTCAAACATAAATCCTCTAGGTCCTTCCCCGGCTATCATAGACGAAATCAAAGCATTTTCTATTCGATATCATGATGTAACCAGATATCCTGATGCATTTTATATAAAGTTAAGAGAACATCTTGCTGAAAATATGGGTTGTTCTAAAGAGCAAGTCATAGTTGGGAATGGGGCTACAGAACTTATACATCTTTTTGTGAGGGCTATGGGTTTTAGAAAATGGCTTATACCTGTACCCGCTTTTCTTGAATATGAGAGGGCTGTGCTGCTAAATAATGGTATACCAGTGTATTATTATTTGAAAGAGGATCATGATTTTAAGTTAAGACCTGGAGATTTGATAGATGGACTTGAAGACGTTGATG
Proteins encoded in this region:
- a CDS encoding heavy-metal-associated domain-containing protein: MKKVFNVPDISCQHCVMAITNSLKQLKGVNDVTVDLDKKTVDVDYDENSVTETAMINAIEEAGYEVK
- a CDS encoding OadG-related small transporter subunit, which encodes MVLLQTLEVMFGGMAMTFSVLILFYLLMKVLMRAFHQ
- a CDS encoding sodium ion-translocating decarboxylase subunit beta codes for the protein MEGFLQSFAGLTIGDIIMFLIGGLLIYLAIKKDYEPMLLLPIGFGIILANIPFSSAIGKDGFLTILYNAGIKTELFPILIFIAVGAMVDFTPLLQQPFMIFFGAAAQFGIFFTMFLAALLGFDLKQAASIGIIGAADGPTSIYVANLFAPNLLGPISVAAYSYMALVPIIQPPVIKALTTSAERRIKMDLHLVEVPNKVKILFPIVVTFVAGILAPMSVSLVGSLMFGNLIRVSGVLDRLSKTAQNELANLVTLLLGITIGSTMTADKFLTPTTLLIFAMGLVAFIFDTAGGVLFAKILNLFLKKKVNPMVGAAGISAFPMSARIIQKMAQKEDPTNFVLMQAVGANVAGQIGSIIAGGIVLSMVSSMM